One Algihabitans albus DNA segment encodes these proteins:
- a CDS encoding SIR2 family anti-phage-associated protein: MTFFAIRGSRQLTSEEFSAHLALAIRLENVGVLLGAGASKGVGGMVMADVWALLKNEYPDQIQFLRGNKFLADGEQGNVELLLDKLEIACLDGERVGVDLTDFKAARHALRKAVLRAAILDETLWSEPDQAILHPKLSSHVRLVSRLAGNRQPGQAAPWAFTTNYDLALEWSAEALGLHCVNGFSGTHDRAFRPSSFDLGLRNVQARGEARFGTYNLYLGKLHGSISWTASKSGSVCELPSASVKPLLDQFIASGEPDNWPGFMIFPGASKFVQTTAFVYGEIIRRFTEFLSRPNACLIVNGYGFTDDHINRLLVSALQNPTLQLIIYLPEIDRLGIFDSLAATGDAIKPNEQLKRLLLAQLPQVTVRGFGPGGFFDALANDLPEPAMLDDVSERARQLETLLKQATNIQVAKEPAAAVEEEAVAAVPEAAPAPGDDLEDLL; this comes from the coding sequence ATGACATTTTTTGCTATTCGGGGAAGCCGACAGTTAACGTCCGAGGAATTCTCGGCCCACCTTGCCCTTGCGATCCGACTAGAAAATGTCGGTGTTTTGCTTGGTGCTGGCGCTTCTAAAGGCGTCGGCGGCATGGTGATGGCCGACGTCTGGGCGCTTCTGAAGAATGAATATCCCGATCAGATTCAATTCCTCCGAGGAAACAAGTTCCTAGCGGATGGCGAGCAGGGCAATGTTGAATTGCTGCTCGATAAGCTGGAAATCGCCTGCCTGGATGGCGAACGGGTAGGCGTCGATCTTACCGACTTCAAAGCAGCTAGGCACGCATTGCGAAAGGCCGTTCTGCGAGCGGCCATTCTTGACGAAACGCTATGGTCGGAGCCGGATCAGGCGATTTTGCATCCCAAGCTATCGAGTCACGTAAGGCTCGTATCACGCCTTGCCGGGAATCGTCAGCCCGGGCAGGCCGCGCCTTGGGCGTTCACGACTAATTACGATCTTGCGCTGGAATGGTCGGCGGAAGCGCTTGGCCTTCATTGTGTAAACGGATTCTCGGGAACGCATGACCGCGCATTTCGTCCGAGCAGTTTTGACCTTGGCCTTCGTAACGTGCAGGCACGTGGTGAAGCGCGTTTCGGCACATACAATCTCTATCTTGGGAAGCTACACGGCTCGATTTCATGGACGGCGAGCAAGTCGGGCAGTGTGTGCGAGTTGCCCAGCGCTAGTGTGAAGCCTTTATTGGATCAGTTCATCGCGTCTGGTGAACCCGATAATTGGCCGGGATTCATGATTTTCCCCGGCGCGTCGAAGTTCGTTCAGACAACGGCATTTGTGTATGGTGAGATCATTCGCCGTTTCACCGAGTTCCTCTCGCGTCCGAACGCCTGCCTCATCGTTAACGGTTATGGCTTTACCGACGACCATATCAATCGGCTTCTCGTTTCGGCGCTACAGAATCCGACGCTGCAGCTCATCATCTACCTTCCGGAAATCGACCGTTTAGGCATTTTTGACTCGCTTGCCGCGACCGGCGACGCAATCAAACCCAATGAACAGCTTAAGCGGCTGCTCTTGGCTCAACTTCCCCAGGTAACGGTGCGAGGTTTTGGGCCGGGCGGCTTCTTCGACGCATTGGCGAACGACTTGCCAGAACCCGCCATGCTGGACGACGTGTCGGAACGTGCACGCCAGCTCGAAACGCTACTCAAACAGGCGACGAATATCCAAGTGGCGAAGGAGCCCGCTGCGGCGGTCGAAGAGGAGGCGGTGGCGGCCGTTCCCGAGGCAGCACCAGCACCCGGCGACGATCTTGAGGACTTGCTTTGA
- a CDS encoding GIY-YIG nuclease family protein: MVKQFTDEDDALLTELGVEVEAKPVAARTPEEERVIAGFEEIQRFVEEHGHPPCHGEDRDIFERLYAVRLDRIRDQTALAELVRPMDSHGLLSDAFAQASGPAADELDDDALLAELGIDAETPPITELRHVRSTAEKRAAEDVALRERCEDFETFKPLFDQVQSELDSGLRETRPFEMKAEIEKGRFFIVGGQKAYVAEKGEVTLTDQGRTDARLRVIFDNGTESNMLMRSLQRALNKDEAGRRITETTAGPLFGADTAEGDEASGTIYVLRSKSDLPLVAENRNLVHKIGVTNMEIERRVAGAHLQPTFLMAGVEVVATYELFNINRTKLENLIHRIFAPARLDIEVMDRFGNPVVPREWFLVPLAAIDEAVERIRDGTITGYAYDPTAARLVRTGSLA, encoded by the coding sequence ATGGTTAAGCAGTTCACCGATGAAGACGACGCACTGCTCACTGAACTAGGGGTTGAGGTTGAAGCGAAGCCGGTCGCCGCTCGAACGCCGGAAGAGGAGCGTGTGATTGCGGGCTTTGAAGAGATTCAGCGCTTTGTTGAAGAGCACGGCCATCCGCCGTGTCATGGCGAGGATCGCGACATCTTCGAACGCCTCTACGCCGTGCGGCTCGATCGTATTCGCGACCAGACCGCCCTAGCCGAGCTGGTCCGACCCATGGACAGCCATGGCTTGTTGTCAGATGCGTTCGCGCAGGCGTCGGGTCCCGCCGCAGATGAGCTAGATGACGATGCCCTTCTCGCTGAACTCGGAATCGACGCGGAAACTCCGCCGATCACCGAACTACGCCATGTGCGCTCGACAGCCGAGAAACGCGCCGCCGAGGATGTGGCTCTACGCGAGCGCTGTGAGGATTTCGAGACCTTCAAGCCGCTCTTCGATCAGGTGCAAAGTGAACTCGATTCCGGCCTTCGAGAGACTCGCCCCTTCGAGATGAAGGCAGAGATTGAAAAGGGGCGTTTTTTCATCGTGGGCGGCCAGAAGGCCTATGTCGCGGAGAAGGGCGAGGTCACGCTGACGGATCAGGGCCGCACGGATGCAAGGCTTCGCGTGATCTTCGACAATGGCACAGAAAGCAACATGCTGATGCGTTCGCTTCAGCGCGCCTTGAACAAGGACGAAGCGGGGCGGCGTATTACCGAGACTACCGCCGGCCCCCTCTTCGGCGCCGACACAGCCGAAGGCGATGAAGCGAGCGGCACAATCTACGTTTTGCGGAGCAAATCTGATCTGCCGCTCGTCGCCGAAAACCGCAACTTGGTCCACAAGATCGGCGTCACGAACATGGAGATTGAGCGGCGCGTCGCAGGCGCGCATCTTCAGCCGACATTCCTGATGGCTGGGGTCGAGGTGGTCGCCACCTATGAGCTTTTCAACATCAACCGGACGAAACTCGAAAACCTGATCCATCGCATCTTTGCGCCCGCCCGCCTCGATATCGAGGTGATGGATCGCTTCGGGAACCCGGTTGTTCCGCGCGAGTGGTTCCTTGTGCCTCTGGCAGCAATCGATGAGGCCGTCGAAAGGATTAGGGACGGAACGATCACCGGATATGCCTACGATCCGACAGCGGCGCGCCTGGTGCGGACGGGGAGCTTGGCATGA
- a CDS encoding DEAD/DEAH box helicase encodes MKPETKSVPSVSVTYAQTGGSTKSNELGMRPMQERAYERRGEQYLLIKSPPASGKSRALMFIALDKLHNQGLRKAIITVPEKSIGSSFADEPLSKFGFWADWHVEPKWNLCNAPGGDEGKVGSVGKFLEGDDRVLVATHATFRFAVDKFGIDAFDGCLIAVDEFHHVSANPENKLGAHLAELIARDKVHVVAMTGSYFRGDAEPVLMPEDEAKFDVVTYTYYEQLNGYKYLKTLDIGYFFYSGAYSDDILAVLDPAEKTIVHIPSVNSRESTKDKIREVEHIIEELGEWQGTDPATGFQLVKRADGRLLHIADLVDDDATKRDKVSAALKDPAQKANRDHVDIIIALGMAKEGFDWIWCEHALTVGYRSSLTEIVQIIGRATRDAEGKTRARFTNLIAEPDASEEAVTEAVNDTLKAIAASLLMEQVLAPRFNFTPKATASGPQKGFDYGEGGYDPSKENVGFNEETGQFQIEIKGLAEPKTKEATRICQEDLNEVIAAFVQDKTALEKGLFDGEHAGGETLAQELTQVRMGKIIKDKYPELDDEDQESVRQHAVAAMNLTQKAKEAAVEERLGEGAGSNALIQGVRKFAMDVRELDIDLIDSINPFSEAYAILGKTMSEESLKQVAAVISARKVQLTAEEARDLAKRALKFKQERGRLPSITSPDSWEKRMAEGVAFLARMKQEAANG; translated from the coding sequence ATGAAGCCAGAAACAAAATCCGTTCCCTCCGTCTCCGTCACCTACGCCCAAACCGGCGGCTCGACCAAATCGAACGAGCTTGGCATGCGCCCGATGCAGGAGCGCGCCTATGAGCGGCGGGGCGAGCAATACCTGTTGATCAAGTCGCCACCCGCATCGGGCAAGAGCCGGGCGTTGATGTTCATCGCGCTCGACAAGCTGCACAACCAGGGACTTCGGAAGGCGATCATCACCGTTCCTGAGAAGTCCATCGGGTCGAGCTTCGCCGACGAGCCCTTGTCCAAGTTCGGGTTTTGGGCCGACTGGCATGTCGAGCCGAAATGGAACCTCTGCAACGCACCCGGTGGCGACGAGGGCAAGGTCGGTTCGGTCGGCAAGTTCCTCGAAGGCGACGACAGGGTGCTGGTCGCGACTCACGCCACGTTCCGTTTCGCCGTGGACAAGTTCGGGATCGACGCCTTCGACGGCTGTCTGATCGCCGTGGATGAGTTCCACCACGTCTCCGCCAACCCTGAGAACAAGCTCGGCGCGCACCTGGCGGAGCTGATCGCCCGCGACAAGGTTCATGTCGTCGCCATGACGGGTTCGTATTTTCGGGGCGACGCCGAGCCAGTGCTGATGCCGGAGGACGAAGCCAAGTTCGACGTGGTGACCTATACTTACTACGAACAGCTCAACGGCTATAAGTATCTGAAGACGCTTGACATCGGCTATTTCTTTTATTCCGGGGCCTATTCGGACGACATCCTGGCCGTCCTCGACCCGGCAGAGAAGACCATCGTCCATATCCCGTCCGTCAATTCCCGCGAGAGCACGAAGGACAAGATCAGGGAGGTCGAGCACATCATCGAGGAGTTGGGGGAATGGCAGGGCACGGACCCCGCCACCGGCTTCCAGCTTGTGAAGCGCGCAGACGGCCGGTTGCTGCACATCGCCGATCTAGTCGATGACGACGCGACGAAGCGGGATAAGGTGTCCGCCGCGCTGAAAGACCCCGCTCAAAAGGCCAACCGCGATCATGTAGACATTATCATCGCGCTTGGCATGGCGAAGGAAGGCTTCGACTGGATTTGGTGCGAGCACGCGCTGACGGTGGGCTATCGGTCGAGCCTGACGGAGATTGTGCAGATCATCGGCCGGGCGACCCGCGACGCCGAGGGCAAGACCCGCGCCCGCTTCACCAACCTTATCGCCGAGCCGGATGCGTCGGAAGAGGCCGTCACCGAGGCCGTGAATGACACGCTGAAGGCCATCGCCGCCAGCTTGCTCATGGAGCAGGTGCTCGCGCCACGGTTCAATTTCACACCCAAGGCAACGGCGAGCGGTCCGCAAAAGGGCTTTGACTACGGCGAAGGCGGATACGATCCGTCCAAAGAGAATGTCGGCTTCAATGAGGAGACCGGTCAGTTCCAGATCGAGATCAAGGGCCTTGCCGAGCCGAAAACCAAAGAGGCGACGCGTATCTGTCAGGAAGACCTCAACGAGGTGATTGCTGCATTCGTCCAGGACAAGACCGCGCTCGAGAAGGGCTTGTTCGACGGAGAGCACGCTGGCGGCGAAACGCTGGCGCAAGAGCTAACCCAGGTCCGTATGGGTAAGATCATAAAGGACAAGTACCCCGAGCTTGACGACGAGGATCAGGAGTCGGTTCGTCAGCACGCAGTTGCGGCCATGAACCTAACCCAAAAGGCAAAAGAAGCCGCAGTCGAAGAACGTTTGGGCGAGGGAGCGGGCAGCAACGCTCTGATCCAAGGCGTTCGCAAGTTTGCCATGGATGTGCGCGAACTCGATATCGACCTGATCGACAGCATCAACCCATTCAGCGAGGCCTACGCAATCCTCGGAAAGACCATGAGCGAGGAGAGCTTGAAGCAGGTCGCCGCCGTCATTTCGGCAAGGAAGGTACAACTCACCGCTGAAGAGGCACGTGATCTCGCCAAGCGCGCCCTGAAGTTCAAGCAGGAACGGGGACGGCTCCCCTCCATCACCTCGCCGGATTCATGGGAAAAGCGCATGGCCGAAGGCGTCGCCTTTCTTGCTCGAATGAAGCAAGAGGCAGCAAATGGTTAA